Part of the Bacillus sp. THAF10 genome is shown below.
TGTTAATGTTGCCGAAAGTTTTAATGAACAGCTTGGTCTTACAGGCGTTGTCTTAACAAAACTTGATGGTGATACCCGCGGTGGTGCTGCATTATCTGTTAAGGCGGTAACGAACACGCCAATTAAGTTTATTGGTATGGGAGAAAAGCTTGATGCATTAGAAGCATTCCATCCAGAACGCATGGCGTCTCGTATTCTTGGAATGGGTGATGTGTTAACTCTGATAGAGAAGGCACAAACAAACGTGGATGAAGAAAAGGCGAAAGAGCTGGAACAAAAGCTTCGCACCATGAATTTTACGTTTGATGATTTCCTAGAACAGCTTGGACAAGTTAGAAATATGGGTCCTCTTGATGAACTCCTTGGTATGATTCCTGGAGCAAACAAGATGAAAGGCTTAAAAAATGTTCAGGTTGATGAAAAACAGATTGGGCATGTCGAAGCAATCATTCAATCGATGACGAAAGCAGAAAGAGACAACCCAGACTTAATGAATGCTAGCCGTAAAAAACGGATAGCAAAGGGTAGCGGAAGACCTATTCAAGAGGTTAACCGTCTCTTAAAACAATTTGAAGAGATGAAAAAAATGATGAAACAAATGACCAGTATGCAAAAAGGAAAAGGCAAAAAAGGTGGCTTTAAATTTCCTTTCATGTAACGATCGTTTCCCATTTTTTCTCTAAATAAATAAAGTGACAAGAAAAAACACTTTACAAACTATTAACTACTTGTTATCATACTATCTTGTGTGAAATATTTTCGGAGGTGCTATTTTATTATGGCAGTAAAAATTCGTTTAAAACGTATGGGTTCTAAAAAATCCCCATTCTATCGTATCGTAGTTGCAGATTCTCGTTCTCCTCGTGACGGACGTTTCATTGAAACAGTTGGAACTTACAACCCTGTTGTTCAACCAGCTGAAGTGAAAATCAACGAAGATCTTGCACTTAAATGGTTACAAGATGGCGCAAAGCCTTCTGATACTGTTCGTAACCTTTTCTCTAACGAAGGCATTATGGAAAAATTCCACAATGCTAAATTAGGTAAGTAAGAGGCAAAATGACAAATTTAATCGAAACAATTGTGACGTCGTTAGTAGATCATCCAGAAAATGTGGTTGTTACGGAAAAAAATACAGGTAACTCTGTGACGTATCAGCTTACAGTGCATCAAGATGATTTAGGGAAAGTGATTGGCAAGCAAGGGAGAATTGCTAAGGCAATCCGCACGGTTCTTTTCTCTGCAGCCGCACATGAAAATAAACGAGTACAATTAGAGATTATGGAGTAGGGGGAGGCTATTTAGCTTCCCTCTTTCTGTTTGAATGGGGCATCCTAAAAAGAAGTCCTTTATCCTGGAGGTGCGTAAGTTGGCAAAATGGTTTAATGTTGGTAAGCTCGTCAATACTCATGGTATCAGAGGCGAAGTTCGTGTCGTATCAAGAACAGATTTTCCTGAAGAAAGATATCAAAAGGGAAATCGCCTTTACCTTTTTTTAGAAAATCACACGGAGCCGATGGAAGTAATCGTAGAATCAAGACGGGTACATAAATCCTTCGACCTTTTGACCTTCAAAGGTTTTAACAATGTTAACGACGTGGAAAAGTTTAAAGGTGCGATAATTAAAGTACCTGAGGATCAACTAGGGGACCTAGAAGAAGGGGAATACTACTTTCACGAAATAATTGGCTGTAAAGTACTTCTTCAAGAATCAATGGAGGAAATCGGAACAGTCAAAGAAGTGTTAACACCTGGTGCAAATGATGTGTGGGTTGTGAAACCGAAAAAAGGAAAAGAAATTTATATTCCATATATCGATTCTGTTGTTAAAAAGGTAGATATAGCGGAGAAAACCATCATCATTGAACCTCTTGAGGGGCTGTTTTAAATGAAGATTGATATTTTATCTATCTTTCCTGAAATGTTTTCTGGAGTTTTAGAGTCGTCCATTCTAAACAAAGCAGCTGAAAAAGGTGCGGTACAATATCGAGTAACAGATTTTAGAGAATATGCTGATAATAAACATAAAACCGTGGATGACTATCCTTATGGTGGAGGAGCAGGGATGGTCCTAAAAGCTCAGCCCATTTTTGATGCCATAACGAGTTTAACTTCTGAGTCTGAGAAAAAGCCTAGGGTGGTTTTAATGTGTCCGCAAGGCGAAAGATACTCTCAAAGGAAAGCAGAAGAATTGGCTAAGGAAGAACATATAATTCTTATCTGTGGTCATTACGAAGGGTATGATGAAAGAATCAGAGAACATATGGTAACCGATGAAATTTCCATTGGTGACTATGTGTTAACCGGTGGGGAGTTAGCAGCAATGGTTGTTGTCGATAGTGTCGTTCGACTCTTGCCAGACGTGCTAGGGAAGGCTGCTTCTCATGAACAGGATAGTTTTAGTACAGGTTTGTTAGAGCATCCACATTATACAAGGCCAGCTGATTTCCGCGGCATGAGGGTACCAGATGTGCTTTTATCAGGAAATCATGCCAATATTGAAGAATGGCGCACGAAGGAAACGTTGCGAAGAACATGGAATCGCCGTCCGGATTTATTAGAAGCGT
Proteins encoded:
- the rpsP gene encoding 30S ribosomal protein S16 produces the protein MAVKIRLKRMGSKKSPFYRIVVADSRSPRDGRFIETVGTYNPVVQPAEVKINEDLALKWLQDGAKPSDTVRNLFSNEGIMEKFHNAKLGK
- a CDS encoding KH domain-containing protein; the protein is MTNLIETIVTSLVDHPENVVVTEKNTGNSVTYQLTVHQDDLGKVIGKQGRIAKAIRTVLFSAAAHENKRVQLEIME
- the rimM gene encoding ribosome maturation factor RimM (Essential for efficient processing of 16S rRNA), with the translated sequence MAKWFNVGKLVNTHGIRGEVRVVSRTDFPEERYQKGNRLYLFLENHTEPMEVIVESRRVHKSFDLLTFKGFNNVNDVEKFKGAIIKVPEDQLGDLEEGEYYFHEIIGCKVLLQESMEEIGTVKEVLTPGANDVWVVKPKKGKEIYIPYIDSVVKKVDIAEKTIIIEPLEGLF
- the trmD gene encoding tRNA (guanosine(37)-N1)-methyltransferase TrmD; protein product: MKIDILSIFPEMFSGVLESSILNKAAEKGAVQYRVTDFREYADNKHKTVDDYPYGGGAGMVLKAQPIFDAITSLTSESEKKPRVVLMCPQGERYSQRKAEELAKEEHIILICGHYEGYDERIREHMVTDEISIGDYVLTGGELAAMVVVDSVVRLLPDVLGKAASHEQDSFSTGLLEHPHYTRPADFRGMRVPDVLLSGNHANIEEWRTKETLRRTWNRRPDLLEAFPLTDQQKNWLEEIKKER